Within Peromyscus leucopus breed LL Stock chromosome 7, UCI_PerLeu_2.1, whole genome shotgun sequence, the genomic segment TCAACCCTAACTTCCTGATATCCAGTCTGGGTATCCAGAGCCAGGTAACCCAGGTCTGAAGCTGTTACCCTCTCTAGGTCCCCCGAGGCCCAGTGGTGGCCTGTCCAGGACGACCTGCCTCCTGCTTCTTGTAGTCAGAGCAATGGGTTCCTGTTGGATTCTGTCTTTGCTTTGGAGAGCAGTGGGAAAGCTcatggaggagagaaagacagacccTCTGCACATTCACTTTCCCCAGGCCAGTGTTCCTGTGCAGGATATAAATATTCTAGAAACTTCTCTTGGTGATCCAGCACCcccttgaacccaggtctttgtaGGGCATCACCTGGGTGGTTCCAGTCGTTTGGGTGCATCTCTGCTTCTGTAGAATGTGCGACCCGGGGTCTGCGCTTGAGAGGCCCCTTCCTGTCTTGGTGATGCCAGCCTTctaaaacctctttttttttttttttttttttttttttttctgagacagggtttctctgtgtagctttgtgcctgtcctggaactcacttggtagaccaggctggcctcgaatttacagagatccgcctgcctctgcctcccgagtgctgggattaaaggtgtgcgccaccaccgcccagctttttttttttttttaaacttaattttatatgcatttattgTGCCAGTGGtgctgggttccctggaactggagttacagacagttgtaagctgccatgtggttgctgggaattgaacccaggtcctctggaagagcagccagggctcttaactgctgagccaactttccTTCTAAACCCTCTTTGCTGTCAGTCTCCCCTGACCTTTGCAGGGTTTCTgtctgagccccccccccccccgacttggTTTGCACCCATTGCGTTTCAAGCTCTCTGAGCAAGTTTCTCCTCCTTAGCTGAGGTTTTGTCGTGTCCACCAGtgtaggaggaaggagagaggctgtGGTCCACAGGAGGCCATGTAAAAAATGCTTGTCCTCTGGTGATGACCCAGGTGCTCATGTGTGCGTTCCTGAAaagcctccatttcctccctgaCTTCAGGTTTCTCGAACTCCAGAAGCCCCGGCTCTGCAAGCTGCTCCGGGTCCTCGCCTTCGCCTACCCCTACACTTGGGACTCACTCCCCATCTTCTACAGGGTAAGGAGGTGGGCTAcgtctcctctcttcttgtcagCAAGGACAGCGGCTTCATTgtctcctgagctctgagggagtCATAACACTGCAGTGGGCTCCGGGGGACCCATAGGAGTTGAGACTCGGGTGCTGCAGTTAGAGATAGTGTGAACACAGAGGCACCTGGAGACAAGCTGACTAGGGCCTTAGGaacaaccacagagacctgggcAAGtgccttagtcagggtttctgttgctgtgaagagacaccctgaccatggcaactcttataaaggaaaacatttcattggggctggcttacactttcagagggttGGTCCACTATtgtcatggcaggacatggtggcacgcaggcagacatggtgctggaggagctgagagttctacatcttgatcctcaggcaataggaagtgaattGCGAACCACTCTGGGTGTAGCTTGATCATAGGAGACCCCAAagtccatccccacagtgacacacttcctccaacaaggccacacctcctagtagtgccattccccgtgaccaagcattcaaacacatgagtcgatgggggccattcctatctaaaccaccaccaccaccaggcaggcGGCTGGGGTTTGGTGATCATCGGTGCCAGCTGGGCCAATCCATGCATGATTGTATATGATCAGTAATACAGTGTGTTGGTGAGGGGAAAGCTGGGGATGAAAGTCTTAAAGGCCAGATGGGAATGAGGCTGAGAGCACAATGGAGGGGAGCTGAGACTGGACAGCAGGACAAGAGGGGAAAAGACTCTCACTCGAAGGACACGTGAGCCGAGTTCAAATTCTAGTCTCCATGGTTCCTCGCTGTGTGATTTAGGCAATACATATAACCTTTCTGAGCCTCGGCTTCCTCATCTGTGCCTGAGGCTGGCGTCTGCTTCTATAGGAGATATTGAGGATTCTTGGATATAATGGATCTTATAGGTTCAGCGTTACCTTGTGAGTAGGCTTCTCCCAGAGGCAGTGTGTGAGGCCCAGGTGGCAAGGGGTGAGGGTACAGGGTAGTGAAGTTTTTTCACTTGCTACCTGGGACACTGGGCATTTTCTATGTATTGCCCTGGGTATGTCTACAGGAGACTTGAGGATGGGAACATGACTCAGAGCTCCcactgcagacacacacagggacTTCAGCTGACACCTGTCACCAGTTACATGCAGATTTCATGCTGTGTGATGCTGTCTAGAGGCTGTGTGGGACAGTAGGGCAGAGGGGCAGGAGGTGGCTGCACTAATACCAGAATTGCCCTGCCTAGATTCTCACCCTCATTCCACTGATTATTGGTGCTTTGCAAGTCAATCTCAGGCTCACTTTCCTTGTGTGCAAAATTCAGAAGTAGAGTCTGCCTTCAGGACCCAGAGGCCCGAGGAAACACATTCCCACAATGTCAGCAGAAGCTGTCCAACTGCAGCAGGCCCTATCTGAGGCATAGAGATAGCTGGCCTGGTGCCTCTAGTAAGGGGAATCTGCTattgttatttataaaaataatacaaaaactcTGCTTAACCTTGAAGCAATATAATGGCCATCCATTGCGGGGTGGTTGATGCTGGGCCTAAGGTCCTCTGtgtgctaggcaagggctctaccgtggagctatatccccagccacttactgattttgagacaggatctcactaggtTGCTCAAGCTGACCTTCAACTAGCTCCATAGCCTAGATGGGCCTTGAACTTCCAGTATTTCTACCTTAGGGAGTGAGTTCAAGCTTGAGTCACCAAGCTAGGCCAAATGGTGGTCCTTTTAGATGATGAAGGCTTctaagcttgtttgtttttaaagaggttttttttttcctatcacatttgtttattttgtgtgctcATGCCTGCCCCTCCTTACATGCGAGCCACAGCaagcatatggaagtcagaggactacTTATGGAAgctagttctcttcttccactatgtgggtccaggggtttgaactcaggtcatcaggcttggtagcaagggactttacccactgagccatgttgccaGCTTGCCTCTAAGCCTTGAAGCCTTCATTATGAGCCTCAGTTCTGTAGCACTGAGTCTGGAGTGGGGCAGATAGGACAATTCCTCTATGCTTGCATTTTATCTTCAGAAAAAGCAGCAATATCTAGTAgggtttttcttctctctctgctcatctctctcttttctttcttgtttttgtttgcttgtttgcttggttggtttttccagacagggtttctctgtgtagctctggctatcctggaacttgatctataaaccaggctggccttgaactcagagatccgcttgcctctgcctcctaagtgctgagattaaaggcatgtgcccgtACTGCCCGACACTCATCTCTTTGcagttctcttctcttccttttcctttcccctcaTCCCCACACATCCCTCCTTCAGGCACAACCCTGAGGAGTTGAGGCCTAGGCCTCTGGAGCCTGTGTTTGGTGTGCTGAGAGGTGTGGGTCTGAGAAAGAAGACTCAAGGTCTGGCTTCTcaagggctttttgtttttttaaacacccaCAGCTCTTCTTGTTCCCGGGGGAGAGTTCAAGAAACGACGCCATCTTGTACCACCAGAAACACATGGTCATGACGCTCCTGGCCTCTTTCTTGTACTCTGCTCACCTGCCAGAGCGACTGGCTCCTGGACGCTTTGACTACATCGGTGAGTGtggtggggcagggagggggtgaCCCTGAAGCAGGGGGTGACCCTCTCGGCTTGGGTGGGAACATCCTTGACAATGTGTGTGTAGCCACAAGGTAGGGGACCTGGGGGGGAGTAAGCCCAGAGGGGGTCATCCGTGCATAGGTCATGGCGAGTGACAGGTACAGCGGTGGCCTTACATCTTGACTGGCAGGGGGGGACAGGGAGGACGGGGACAGGTAGGTCCGGGGCCCTGAGCCATTCCAACGAGCCACTGTCCTGTCGGCACCTAGAGTCTGACTTCCTAGGACAACAGGAACAGGGGGGCggccagagaggaagagggaagatgggTTGGCAGGTGACCGAGGTCCCAGACAGCAGGCAACTATACGGAGGAGAAAGTCTGTCTTGCACATGGTGAGTGGAGGGCATGGGGTCGTGTGGAGCCGTGGGTCCCAGGTGTATCCCTGACGGAGGCTGCAGCTTCCGGGCCCAAACTCAGACTTCCTGACCCAAGAACTCCACAGCTGGGGCAGGGCCAGCCCTCACAGAGGCCATGTGACACTCGAGGGAGCCGAGCTAAGTATGACTTGAGAGGTGTCAGGGCACGGAGCTCCTGGCTGAAATGACCCCTCTCCGTTCCCCGGGAGCAGGATGGGTGGGGTTCTCCCACCTCTCACAGCTGTTATACCTGGCTCTGACTCTGGCTGGAAAGAAGCACCTGTGTCCGTTACTTTTCTGCTGTGACCAGTCctcaagggtttatttgggtttatgccTTGAGGGTGTGACCCATCATGAAAGGGAAGGCGTGGCGGCAGAGCCTGAGGCAGCAGGTCATATCGCGTGTCCAcagtcagaagcagagagagatgaacactgATGCTCAGCTTGCACTCTCTGCATGGGGTccagaccccagcccatggaatggcaggtcttcccacctcagttaagcCAGTgcagaaactccctcacaggcatacacagaggtttgtctcctggTGGTTCTAGAGACTGTGAAGTTGACAATATTAGCCATCACAGCACCTTTGGGTGGCTTCTGTAGACGGTGACAAGCCCCTCAGGGTAGGGGCCAGCTCTTCTACATTGGTGTCCTAGGGCAGCTCTTCCATGTCCATAGTGAGAGGTAGAGCCAGCTTTcctgtgaggggcaggaccagctctcccagggccagGAAGGGTGGTACCTTCCCAGCATTGCCCTTGGATTTCAACAGGCATAGTTCCTATGGTCCCTTGTGGTATCTTGAGCCATGGAGATCAGCACAGACCcaagctgcagcaggaccacggacccagacatggcccttggcagcagctcaagctcagacatcaccatggccccaggggcagcccaggccacccagatcagtatggcccctggcagcagcatggTCCTAGGGTACCAACATCGTCTCAGGTGGCTAACCAGACCCCAGGTATCCACACAGCCCCCAGTGGTAACATGGACATCAATTCaaaccctggctgctgtagggccacggatccagacatggcccttggcagcagcatgGACCCAGACAACACCATGGCCCCGGGTAGCAGCTCAGGTCACACAGGTTGGCATGGCCCTAGCAGTGGTACAGCCCTTGAACACCAACATAgcttcaggtggcagcccagactcAGATTCCCAtgcatctgtgtggcctttgggggcaacacaggccatggacatcaacatgggcCCTGGCTATGGtagggccacggacccagacatggccctcagtagCAGCCTGGGCCTCGATATCACCATGACCTCAAGTGGCAGTACAGACCACTCAGATAAGTATGGCACAGCTGGAGCATGGCTCTTGGACACCACCTTGGCCTCGGGTGGTGggccagaccctgggcatctgtttGTTCTTCAGTGGTAACTGAAGCAtggaacatcaacacagaccctggctgcagtagggtcatgaatccagacatggccctcagctgcagctcggGCCCTGGTGACACCAAGACACTGGGTGGCAgcgcaggccactcagatcagcatggtctCTGCAGTGGCACAGTCCTTAGATACCAACAGGTGGCTGCCAGACTCGGGGGCATCAGTATGGCCtttggtaacatgggccatggatgtcaacacagacTGGCGTTGTCAACTCCCCTGTGGGGGTAGGaccatggcccttggcagcagcaccGGCCCGGACAtcaccatggtcctgggtggtaAGCAGGCCACCTACATTAGCTTGTTTCTCACCACCTAggcttcttcagttctgcctctttccacagcatgAGAACTggtccacttctctttctctcccatttctccaccatatatttgctcatcatTATGGCGTCTATCTGCCTTGCACTGTAGGCCTGTGGATGTCTTCAGCCAGTCTGGGTCCATGAGGATCCAACTGGGCCTGTGGCTGTCTTTCACCTGCCTCTCTAAGCATTTTTTTACAAGTGAACTTATGAAGCTGCTGTGGGTTGTACAAGCCTGTAGtgacagcactcaggaggtggaggcaggaggatcagaagttcaaagtcatcctcagctacatagtgagttcaagtcaaatctgggttacatgagaccctgtctcaaaagaccatcATCTCTGAAATAagttacaaacaaataaaattatatatgtgatcTCTTGTCTGGCTCCTTGGATTTAACCATCCCATTTTTAGCATACATGTCATAGCCCGCATCCATAGACCTTTTGATTGGTGACTTCCCGCACTTAATTcattctgtgtgcatgcatgtgtgtgtctgtatgggtgTGCACAAGCCATGGCATGCGGCGGTCACAGGACAACTGGTGGGAATGTATGCTCTCCTGAGGGTCCCAGGAGTGGCACTCGGGTtaccaggcttggtagcaggagccttgacctgctgagccgtTTTTCTGGTTCTGGTTGGTAATCTTGATGAGCTTTTGTGTTTTCTCGTAGGTCACAGTCATCAGCTGTTTCACGTGTGCGTGATCCTGGCCACACACTTGCAGATGGAAGCCATCCTTCTGGACAAGACTCTGAGGAAGGAGTGGCTCTTGGCGACCTCCAgacccttctctctgcctcagatcGCAGCCGCCTTGCTTCTCTGCATCATCTTCTGCCTCAGTAACATTATTTATTTCTCAGCTGCTCTGTATCGGACCCCTGAGCCTGAGTTACATGAAAAGGAGACGTGATTTCAGAACATGCCAGGCTTCAGTGTTAAGTCATTGGGGTGGTGTCGACTTAAAGTGGCCAAAAGGATTTGTAGTGACTGATGTCTTGACATTTTTAAATGGGTTTATatcaaaaaaaagtatttaaccTGGGGAGAATTCTCTACTCATGCACTGATTCTGTAAGTGTTCTGTAAGAGGGAGAACGTGGGTTTAAGTCCTGCAGAAGGcaaattattgaaatattaagttttacatttatttgaaatGGGGTGTTTAGGGAATGGGGATGTAGCACAGTTGGTAAATACTTGCCTACAATATACAAAgccctgtggtttttgtttgtttttggctgttgtttgtttgtttgtttgagacagggtctcattgtgtggctcaggctctcctggaatttactatgtagaccaggctggcttcaaactcagagatatgcctgcctatGACTTctcagtgttgagattaaaggcatgtaccactatacaAAGTCCCTGGTTTTGGTCCTCAGCAAGGCATGAACCTGGCCTGATGGTGCATGCCTAGAATTCCAGCACCAGAGGAGTAGAATCAGATGAGCAAAAGTTCAAACCCATCATTGGATActtagtttgaggccatccttggactcatgagattctgtctctaaaaaataGAGTTCTCAAGT encodes:
- the Paqr5 gene encoding membrane progestin receptor gamma isoform X2 translates to MPRVFHEQGILFGYRHPQSSATACILSLFQMTNETLNIWTHLLPFWFFVWRFVTALYMTDIQNDSYSWPMLVYMCTSCVYPLASSCAHTFSSMSRNARHICYFLDYGAVNLFSLGSAIAYSAYTFPDALVCSTFHECYVALAVLNTILSTGLSCYSRFLELQKPRLCKLLRVLAFAYPYTWDSLPIFYRLFLFPGESSRNDAILYHQKHMVMTLLASFLYSAHLPERLAPGRFDYIGHSHQLFHVCVILATHLQMEAILLDKTLRKEWLLATSRPFSLPQIAAALLLCIIFCLSNIIYFSAALYRTPEPELHEKET